TGCCTTGAGTCATTTTTCATTGATGTTTGCTTCCAATTTGCCTCCGTCTTCCTTGACAATCTTGTTGTACCCGCTGTTATAGGCTTTGGTGACCACATAAGGACCTTCCCACTTTGGTGAAAACTTTGATGCGGACATGTACTGCTGAATGTGTTTCGCGGTTTTTAATACAAGATCTCCTATTTGAAAAACCCGAGGTTTTACGGCTTATCGTATGCCCTGGAGATCCTTTCTGTATGCCTGAGCATGCTCTTCCGCCTTAATTCTCCTGGAATCTAAAGTGTCCAACTCCGCTATTCTAGAGATCGATGCTTCGGACTCATCCCATTGGACTCCACTTGCAGCTGCAATTCTAGCCGAGGGATTTTGATATCTGCTGGGAGGATTGCGTCGGCACCATAGACAAGTGAATAAGGAGAAAGGCCAGTAGAGCTCCTAGGTGCCGCCCGGTATGCCCACAACGCCATAGGCAGTTGTTCGTGCCACGTCCTACGATTGTCATGCACTATTCGACTAAGAATTCGAATCAAAGTATTGTTGGTTCTTTCGGCTTGCCCATTCCCTTGAGGGTAGTAAGTAGTAGATAAAACCTGCTTAACTCCATATTCTTAAAGAAATTCTCGTACTTGTTTGTTGGCAAAGGGTGTACCATTATCAGTAATGATGTGCTTAGGTACGCCAAACCGACAAATGAtgtattccttgatgaatgctgcaATTGTCGATCCGGTTGTtcctcgaagaggaatagcttcggcccatttagtgaagtactctgtcgcggtTATGATGTACTCGTGCTACTTTGACGAtggtggattgattttcccaataaTATCAAGTCCTCAGCTATAGAAATGCCACAAACTACTTACTGAATGAAGGGGAGTACAAGGCGTGTGGATGAGATTCCCATGAGTCTGACGTTCATGACATTTCTGAACAAACGCCGCTGCATCATTCTCCATAGTTGGTCAGTAATATCTTTCGTGCACTTGGAGAAATAACATCAtcttcccttggtgttcaccttcatgtgtTTCTTTCAGCATAGCAGGGATTTCAGATTTTTCTAGACATCGTAGCAGGTcacctccaaagcttttgcggtataggaTCCCTCATGAAATAAAAATCTTTTGGACCTTTGCTTCATCTTGGCTGCGTCTTTCTTTTTGGCTGGAAACACACCGTCATGAAGATACTTTACGTATGGTTCTCACCAGTCCCCAGCATATCCAACATTAAAAACTTCTAATTGATGCGGCGGCACCTGGAAATTGGAGCAAGATCCTTGAAGTGCTGGGATTGGGTCTCCATATCttgccagtagtagccaaggcgttgaagACGTCGGTAAAGAGTCACTACTAACGTTTGTCCACAGATCTCGCCATGAATACGGTTAATTTTTAGTTGTGCTTCTTCGTCTCTGAGGCATCTTGACAGGGATCCATCTGGGTTTCGGTGGTATAACActccatgaagcatgaagaagttttacAGGGTTTTGAGACTAACCTTCCCTTGGGAAAGCGAACTGTTAAGCTCTTGAATGATAGGAGTTCTCCAGTCATTGACTTCAGTATCTTTGGCCTGTGAAAGCCATGTCGACGCCACGGTCCGTCTCTTCACTATTAGAGTCTCTTCCAATCCTTCGAACTTTGAGGCTAACGTAGCTAGGAAATCGGCGTGTTTATTGTTGTTGCGGCCAATATGGGTTATGGTTTCATTAACAAAGTAGTTCAAAAGCTTTTGCGCCTTAGATCTATAAGGGGCTAGGGTTACCTCTTTGAGTGAGTATACTCTATTCATTTGGTTGACCAGTAGTTTGGAGTCGCTTCTTACTTCTAGGTATGTGGCTCCTGCTCGTTTGGCTAGTGACAATCCTATgaggaaagcttcatattctgctgagttgttggtgcgcTGAAAGTCCAGCTTGAAAGAATGCGAAAAGACTTCACTAGTTGGAGACACCATAACTACACCCGCTCCTCCGATATTACTTCTAGGGGTAGGATCCGTCGAAATACAATAGCCATGCttcttctttgacaaaagagatttctGGAAATTCCCAGGAAGGTCTTCATGTAGTGCGGTAGTACCTTCTCCCGGGAATGTCGCTAGCAAATCTGCCACTGCTTGTCCTTTAATAGACCGTGGAGGAGTGCACGTTATGTCAAGCTCCGACATTTGGAGCATCCATTTGGCCAGCCTACCCATAAGGGATGGCTTTGAGAGGAAAAACTTAACGGGATCTGCTTTGGCTATGAGTACTACTTTGTTTGACAGCAAATAGTGTCTAAGCTTCCAAATAGCATGAATTAGGGCTAGACACGCTTTTTCTGCCTTAGGATACCTGAGTTCAGCATCCCTCAAAGTACGACTAAAATAGTATATAGGGTGTTCAATCCCCTCATCGTCTTCTTGAGCCAGGAGGGCTCCAACAACATCATCGCTGGAAGCGGTGTAGAGGCACAACGACTTCCCTtttatgagagatttcataacagCCGGTGATGACAATACTTGTTGAATCTTTCGAAATGCTTCTTGTTGTGGCATGGTCAAAACAAAGATTTCTCCCTTTTTCAGCAATGGGGTAAATGAAGCGATAAGCTGGGTCAAACCAGGTATAAAGCGCCGAATGTAGTTTACTTTGCCCATGAAGCTCTGCAGCTCTTTCACAGTTTGCGGAGGGGGCATTGTAAGGATGGCTTGAGTCTTGGTCGGATCAACCTTGATTCCTTCAGCAGTAACTTAGAATCCTAGAAATTTTCCAGAAGAAACCCcaaaagcacatttcaaagtgttcatcttcagtttgtattcaCGACACCTTTTGAATACACCGCTCGAgtttttgatttgactactatgtCGTATACGTAATCttcaacttgcttgtgcatcatgtcgtggaaaatTGTAGTCATGGCGCGCTGataggtggcgccagcatttttcaaaacaaaaggcatcacagtataataaaagtttccaagaggagttcgaaaagctgtcttacttgcgtcatgctcgtacattttTATCTGGTTATAGCCGATGTACCCATCCATAAAGGAGGACATGCCGTTTCCACTGGTGGCctctactagcatgtcaatgttgggaagGGGAAATCTTCCTTGGGGCAACATTTGTTCAGAtctctgaagtcgacacaacacctgatttgACCGCTTTTCTTCTTCACAGGAACCACATTATCCAACCAGGTGGGAtggtgaataggtttgatgaagccGGCGGCTAGTAACTTCTGAATCTCGATCTTGATTTGTTCCTCTACATCATGCCTGAATTGTCTTTGAGCTTGTTTGACCGGTTTGGACCCAGGTACTTCatgcagatgatgagtgaccagtttttcatccaGGTCGGGCATTTCCTCGTATATGTCTTGGTACTCCTTAAGAAGATTTACAAGTTTTGTACGTTCATCTGCACACAGGgccgaactgatggagataggccttgGAGATTCTTCACTTCCGATGTTGACAATTTCGAGATCATCTGTAGTGGAGTCGGTGTCGTCTTGCAACTGTCGTGGTGCGTTTGGCACCTCTTCTCGCAGCGCGTCGTTCTGGTTCCATTCCATTTGGCAGAGAGACTGGGTGgaagtctcccctgctaattgctaacagcggcgctgATATATGGTTTTCCCTTTTTGGTCACGACTCTCCACGAAAGTTCGCTCCCTCTTGGTATGAACATGAGCCGAGTCTTTATTTGATGAAGAAGGATTGGTGTGTTCTGTCAGCAGAGGCGCACCGTGGGATCTGGTCTCTCTGCTCAATGATGCGAGCCGGTCCTCCTCCTCGATCGACGCCCACGTAGGGAGTGGAGTGCAAAAAACCTTGCTTAATGAGTCTCGTGAATCTTCCTTTGGTTCAAACAGTTCCACGCCATaaattggtgcataaggagacaatgacgCAGGAATACGAAAAACTTCCTCCTTTAGCATAGTCtttaggcattggtgatacgttgaggggatgatcttattatcatgaagccacggtcttcccagtatcatatggtagtctggtTCCTTCTCTATCACCTTAAATTTTACTTTCGACCGGACAGGTCCTACTGATAGATTCAAATTGATGTaaccatacgtgctggtttggtttccttcgaaatcTGTCATCATGGTAGGCTGTCGTACAATTTTGTTTGGCcgaaccttggctgtcctgagagttttgagagTAATAACATTTGAGGACGCTCCCATATCGatgagagcccttttgaattttgaatcttTGATGTGTGCAGTAACATGCGGGGCTCTGTTATGGCCCTCTTCTGTCATCATGTCATATTTAGTAAATGTAACATTGTTTATGGACATCTCTGATGTCTTTGAAGCTTCAGGGCGCGACGGAGCCAAACGCGTATCTAGGGCTATCTGATTGATCGTAGTGAATGTCTCTGCTGGTTGGTCCATTGAGAGGTGTAGGAGCTCACATAAACTTTCTACTAGAGAAGATGCTTCATGATCCACTAGCCTCCGGTTGGTggtgaaactgttgatttgaggACGATCATCATTTGAGGAGTCATCCCCCAGTGGCAGGATTTCCGGAACAGAGGAGCCGCCTAAATCTGATGTCAACCTGACAAGGAAATTGAGTATGTTGTTTaacgtctccttcatcaggtccatgttccttgtgtgAATTTCTTGTACTCGCGCCAACTCGATCAAGGTTGGGATTTATCCATTTGCTGCGTGATCAGATATGGCGTTTGGGGAAGAAACTTCAGCGTTTGCAAGATTTCGACCTGCATTTTGAgttgttgaattagtcctaagaccaaccatcttcgtgaaaattcttgggaaattgaaatgaaaatgagaaattggtttcgcaaccgagagattaatctcccactgtagttGCCAGTTGTTCATGggtaaaactgattctgctggttttggtaaatttgtgtgtgctgccgagaaacgaatctaaaccctaaacaaatgcactgcacgggagtactttagattcgagaggtcaatctgtacaattctggactaaaccaagaaatgatcgttccagccttgcttcggtcacaaaatgaaggaga
This is a stretch of genomic DNA from Papaver somniferum cultivar HN1 chromosome 1, ASM357369v1, whole genome shotgun sequence. It encodes these proteins:
- the LOC113348396 gene encoding uncharacterized protein LOC113348396, which codes for MPPPQTVKELQSFMGKVNYIRRFIPGLTQLIASFTPLLKKGEIFVLTMPQQEAFRKIQQVLSSPAVMKSLIKGKSLCLYTASSDDVVGALLAQEDDEGIEHPIYYFSRTLRDAELRYPKAEKACLALIHAIWKLRHYLLSNKVVLIAKADPVKFFLSKPSLMGRLAKWMLQMSELDITCTPPRSIKGQAVADLLATFPGEGTTALHEDLPGNFQKSLLSKKKHGYCISTDPTPRSNIGGAGVVMVSPTSEVFSHSFKLDFQRTNNSAEYEAFLIGLSLAKRAGATYLEVRSDSKLLVNQMNRVYSLKEVTLAPYRSKAQKLLNYFVNETITHIGRNNNKHADFLATLASKFEGLEETLIVKRRTVASTWLSQAKDTEVNDWRTPIIQELNSSLSQGKVLSTTYYPQGNGQAERTNNTLIRILSRIVHDNRRTWHEQLPMALWAYRAAPRSSTGLSPYSLVYGADAILPADIKIPRLELQLQVESNGMSPKHRSLE